One window from the genome of Manis pentadactyla isolate mManPen7 chromosome 15, mManPen7.hap1, whole genome shotgun sequence encodes:
- the FGF21 gene encoding fibroblast growth factor 21 isoform X1 has product MGWDEARFEHLGLWVPVLTVLLLEGCQAHPIPDSSPLLQFGGQVRQQYLYTDDARETEAHLEIRADGTVVAAARRSPESECGGLLELKALKPGVIRILGVKTSRFLCQGPDGTLYGSLHFNPMACSFRELLLEDGYNVYQSEALGFPLHLPPDNSPYGARAPRGPTRFLPLPGLPSVSLEPSGILAPEPPDVGSSDPLSMVGPAQGGSPSYTS; this is encoded by the exons ATGGGCTGGGACGAGGCCAGGTTCGAGCACCTGGGGCTGTGGGTCCCCGTGCTGACTGTCCTGCTGCTGGAAGGCTGCCAGGCACACCCCATCCCCGACTCCAGCCCCCTCCTCCAATTCGGAGGCCAAGTCCGGCAGCAGTACCTCTACACAGATGACGCCCGGGAAACAGAAGCCCACCTGGAGATCAGGGCTGATGGTACAGTGGTGGCGGCTGCCCGCCGGAGCCCTGAAAGTGAGTgcgggg GTCTCTTGGAGCTGAAGGCCCTGAAGCCAGGGGTGATTCGGATCTTGGGAGTCAAGACATCCAGGTTCCTGTGCCAGGGCCCAGATGGGACACTGTATGGATCG CTCCACTTCAACCCCATGGCCTGTAGCTTCCGGGAGCTGCTGCTCGAGGACGGGTACAACGTCTATCAGTCCGAGGCCCTTGGCTTCCCACTCCACCTGCCCCCTGACAACTCCCCATACGGGGCCCGGGCCCCCAGGGGACCCACACGCTTCCTGCCGCTGCCAGGCCTGCCCTCGGTCTCCCTGGAGCCTTCAGGGATCCTGGCCCCCGAGCCACCCGACGTGGGCTCCTCAGACCCCCTGAGCATGGTGGGGCCTGCGCAGGGTGGAAGCCCCAGCTATACCTCCTAA
- the FGF21 gene encoding fibroblast growth factor 21 isoform X2, whose product MGWDEARFEHLGLWVPVLTVLLLEGCQAHPIPDSSPLLQFGGQVRQQYLYTDDARETEAHLEIRADGTVVAAARRSPESLLELKALKPGVIRILGVKTSRFLCQGPDGTLYGSLHFNPMACSFRELLLEDGYNVYQSEALGFPLHLPPDNSPYGARAPRGPTRFLPLPGLPSVSLEPSGILAPEPPDVGSSDPLSMVGPAQGGSPSYTS is encoded by the exons ATGGGCTGGGACGAGGCCAGGTTCGAGCACCTGGGGCTGTGGGTCCCCGTGCTGACTGTCCTGCTGCTGGAAGGCTGCCAGGCACACCCCATCCCCGACTCCAGCCCCCTCCTCCAATTCGGAGGCCAAGTCCGGCAGCAGTACCTCTACACAGATGACGCCCGGGAAACAGAAGCCCACCTGGAGATCAGGGCTGATGGTACAGTGGTGGCGGCTGCCCGCCGGAGCCCTGAAA GTCTCTTGGAGCTGAAGGCCCTGAAGCCAGGGGTGATTCGGATCTTGGGAGTCAAGACATCCAGGTTCCTGTGCCAGGGCCCAGATGGGACACTGTATGGATCG CTCCACTTCAACCCCATGGCCTGTAGCTTCCGGGAGCTGCTGCTCGAGGACGGGTACAACGTCTATCAGTCCGAGGCCCTTGGCTTCCCACTCCACCTGCCCCCTGACAACTCCCCATACGGGGCCCGGGCCCCCAGGGGACCCACACGCTTCCTGCCGCTGCCAGGCCTGCCCTCGGTCTCCCTGGAGCCTTCAGGGATCCTGGCCCCCGAGCCACCCGACGTGGGCTCCTCAGACCCCCTGAGCATGGTGGGGCCTGCGCAGGGTGGAAGCCCCAGCTATACCTCCTAA